In Harpia harpyja isolate bHarHar1 chromosome 17, bHarHar1 primary haplotype, whole genome shotgun sequence, the genomic window TCAATCTATGAAGTGACCCCATGGGTGAAATGTAAACTTCTGGTGTAATAATACTTTTTCAAGATAATATTACAGATTAATTATTAGGGCTAACATTACTGCTTAGCTGAACTgtttcttaaaaagtaattattttagtCTCCTTCCATAACTTTCTTGATAGATTTGTCATTTATAAATTTCAGAGAGCACTTCTGTCCCTTAATAGCTACTGAATGAATACATGACATGATGACAAAGTCTACTCACATTATCTTTTTATACTAAGTTCACATAATACTGCTTCCTAACAAATAAACAAAGCTCATTTGTCTGTTAATCACAAACTGGTAAGAGTAAATGGATGTTGTCTTTATGTCAGGTGTTAACGACTTTGTTCTATGAAAAGACGTGAGTAATTGTCTCTGAGTTTCAGCTTTATGCTGGCTGAGAAGGCTGACAACAAGAGGCCATGAACTTACTGTACAAATACTAATATAActtgacattttaaaagcttgacatttttttattatctgctgTACAAAAGAGGAATGAGCCTTACCTCCAGTACTTGTTGCCTACAAAGAAATAAGTTTTCTTGGTATTTTGATCACGAACAGCTGCATCGATTTTCCTGACACTGGTGGGGAAGCCCAGGTTCTGAATAGTCTTGGGGAAGCCTGGCTCTATACTGTAGCCACTGACAGCCCAGTACTGGTCAtctgcagaaaaaacagaaaaagttagtAGGGATTCCTGTGGAGGCTGAGCTTCCTTTCATCAAAGCCCCAGAGCTTTCTCTGTAGCAAATGCCAGCAAATAGCACAGATGCCCAGCTGAGAACATGACCCTCTAAGGCGCTCAGAAGTTTGAATATTTCAAAGCTGTTGGATTTTCCAGTTTTTATAGTTGTTAAGAGTTACTCAATAGTTAAAGCTCAACATATTTTCTAGGTGTGTTTGgcacctttaaaaatgtgtttaaataacaATGTAGACAATCAATTTTGTCTCAGGTATGATCTTCTCTCTCACTGACAAAAAAAGAGTAATATATTGTACAGGGCTGTTGTGAAGCAGCATTAGTTAATGACagtaacagcattttcaaaatgaaaatggatTTAAATATTAAGAATATCTTCTATTAGTATTAGTATAATATTACTGCCATTATTATTACATAACATTAGCAGTACTACTATAACTTTATTCATTCATAAAAAGGATTAATGGAAATATAAGagaaatacctttaaaaaatatCACTCGATCCTTCTTGTCAACCTCATAAGCAGCATCAAAGCCAGATGCCAGTGACGGCCAGAACGAGGAGATGGTGTCATGTTCAATGTCTGAGAAATATGGACTTTTGCGCCAGACATAGCTGATAGAAATGAAAATAGCACTGTTTCATTGTCTGTTTTTTACTAGGAGATGGGTAGCCCAGATTTAAATCCTACTGTCTGGGTGCTGGAGCCAGTCCTCCCTATGAGGCAGAGATATCACCCCTTTTGGGATGCAGTGCTTCACTTTGCCCTGCTCTCTCATAGACATTTGCCCTTTACTACAGGTTGCTCTGAGgccacagaatggttgaggttggaaggggcctctggaagtcatcttgtcCAAGCCCtcagctcaagcagggccacctagagctggtagCCCTGTAGACCTCTCCACTGGCACCCTGATGGCTTGCCCAAGACAAAATGTGATGTCTGTGGTAGTGCTGACAGTTGAAGCTTTCTCTTCACCATGCGCCATGCAGATAGGCACAGCTGCATTCTTAATTTCGTTTTGGTTACAAATGTCCATTAAACATTCTTGAGAAACATGTCAAAACCCAATTTAAGGAGgaactgctccttcctccccttccctgaAAATTATTAAGTTTTTAGGCTACAATTCTTCATCATGTGTTTTAGAAGGGAATCAAAGGAAGTTTGTTCAATCAAAACACAATTACCAACCCAAAAAGTGGATGAAACCCTGGGTCTGACATGCTGTTCTCCCTCACCAGGGTAGATGTGCCCAGCCAACAATCCTCTACAGTGCCCAGTGTCAGACCATGCCCAAAAAGTGGACACCTATAACAGTAGGGGGTCCCTACAGACAGTACTGGGCAGTGGTCCAGTGCAGACTCCTAGGTCAGAGTGCCACCAAAAGTCACCAGTGACATTTTCCACAGCTCCCTGACCCACACATGGGATGGTGTGATGAGGACGGTGCTGCATGCAaagcagctgcaggctggggagTGACACTGGGATTATTCAGCCTTGGACAATTTTAACAGACATGGGTGATGATATATGATGGCTTAAAACATTTTACTCACCTGTCAGTAAACCACGTTACTCACCCAGTCCAGCTGGGCTAGTAAAATTTTGCAAAGTTGCCTTAatactttcagaaagaaatatctTCCTTTGTAACCAAGGGAAGATGAATTCCTTGAACTGAActttatgctttgcttttgtgAGTCTCACAAAAAGGTGTTGCTAGAAATGAAAGCACTTACCTGCCTTTGAAGAACAGTATTTCCCCACGGAGAGTGGTGATCGCATCAAAAGTCAAGTGAGGGTCACAGTCCTCTGGTCTTGTGGGGGTTTTGGAGGGTGTTGTTCCTGTTGGTTCTTCCCGAGGTGACATTTCAGTTGGTGCTTCTGCAGGTGTCATTTCAGTTGGTTCTTGTGGGTGAAAAGCTATTGTAGGAAGTGCAGAAGATTCCCTGGGGGGTCCTTTGGGAAACAGGTAAGTGTAGAATTGGAAGGCGAATTAGTGTGTTCCATGTTGCAGAACTTCAGGATGTACCATATGGAGCCAAATGCATAGGTTTCTTAAGGTTAAAACTCAACTAGTAAATTAATGCCAAGGAAAGTTCCTGGGCAATTTAACTTGGCTACCTGTGCTGCTGACTGTTAAAATGGCCTCTGGCATTGTTTTGCCTTGACAAGCCATTGGTATCTCAAACTGTATGTGCTCAGGAGTTAATGTAGAGCAAACACCATTTCCAAAAGGCAGTTGTGCATGTGACCACCCTTTTGCGGAAGATAAGAGAGTTTAATACTACAGACATGGGCTATTCCTCTGGTATCATTGGAGAAAGGCTTTTGGACCTTTTGACTTACTGGCATGGATACAGCCCACATTCCATTTTGCAGATGTAGACTCTTAGccacaaagaaaccaaaagctTTGCCGCAAAATAATATCAGGAAATTAAACCTCAGTATCCTTCTTGCAGTAGAAAGTTTAGTATATTTTAGCTGTTTGgtaaaattaattataaatgcTTATCCATCATCCaccaaaaaaagatgtttcttgcTTACCATAAAGGGCCTGAATGCCATCAATATCATCCTGAGGAAGCCTGTAGTCCCTTGTATCCCTGGCCATATATATAGGATACATCAAAGCACCGAAAACATTGGAATGACCAAGACCTAGTGAGTGGCCCAACTCATGAGCAGCAACAAGAAATAGGTTGTAtcctaaaaaaaatccagcacaaaGAACAAACACTAAATAAATTTTCTTATGTGACAGTGGGATACAGGTGCCATCCTCTCATGCACAGTATATCGTTCGCGGTcttaataaaacagcaaaacctaACTATGTCCCAAGTTCTCTACCTTCCTGGAGGAGAAATTAGTTTTGaattataaacatttatttcttacaGGGAAACCAATCTGGGGACAGATCAAAGTTTCTTTAATGTTAAAAATGGCTGAAAACTGGGTGAGAACATTTTAGTCATCTGGTCAGATTTTGGGAATCATAAATGACATAGAATTCACCTGGTAACTACTTCACAAAAACCAGTAACATGTAACATCATCCCTGGACATTGCTGGAAACCAGAACACACCACtgttatatttaattatatttaccAACAAactcaagggtttttttcctttgcagaagttAAATATTTGAATCACTCTAAatcggaaagaaaaaaaaaaaagtgagagctGAATATTACATCTTTTAACGTCATTACCTGAGGGTGAAAATTCCCTGCCTTACATTGTCATGATTACCCAATATTTCTGTTTCATGCTAATCTTATTTCCTTCACTGGTGCTGTAATTACAGGCTGTGCATTGACTTCAGGGGACCATCATGACTGCAGCCCAGGTAAAAATATGCAGAATCATTTTACTGAATTACACCGACATTTTACATCTCAGTAAATACTGAAACTACTGCCATGGGATTTGTGACTTTACAGTGTCTTCAAGACAACACTGTCTAATAAAAAACAGGCAATGCAATATTAAGGTTACCTACCATTATAGGTAGTAAATTTTGTCCAGTTTTCATCTTCGTCAAAGTGGGCATCTCCTCCTATCCCACTGCTGGGGGGGTAGGCATGAGCCAGAGTTCCACCTGGACCATCAAAGGAATAGAAGTCACCGTGAActaaaaaaaagtgggaaaaaaagtgacACTTTTCATCATTTCTCTAAGAAAAAGTGACAAATATTTATCATTTCCAGGCAAGGGGGTCCCCTTACATCCAGCTGCAAAGGAGATCATTATATCTGCTTGACCACTGTAGAGCCTGGTGAATCTCAAAGGGGTGACACTGCTCCAGAGCTGGAAGGCTTTTGCAATTGCTTCCTCTACATCAGCTTGTAGCATGTCTGGAGTGTAGTTCAAAATCCTGTGAAATAAGTAGAAAGGAATTAAAAGCAACCAGATCACATGTGTCTGGGGCACATAGTATCAGggtcaaatattttaattagtggttattattatttatgtgtctcaagttgtttattttcaaattatttgcttACATAACAGAGGAAAttttcacagttttctttcatGTCTTTCAGAAATCCTAACATATATGCTCTTCACTATTCTATCCACTGAGTATATTATTTAGTAGGCTGTTAACTAACTAATGTAAACTCCTGGTTTggtattttcttcactgtttggAAGCCTAAAGCAAAGGATATAAATAGCCCCCACATTCATGGCTCTTTCATCCTGAATGGGGCTTTTATATAGAGAAATACAGGAATAAGTAGTAAAGAACCTGTTGGCCTTATTTCTGCCTAGCACTCACAAAGCTTCCCAGTGGTTTACAGAGAAACATGCTTTAATGTATGTTACCGATATGTCACATCTTCTTTCTTCCACCTAGGGCTGTGTGGGAAGGTGCTGTATGAACGGACATCTGGTATTCCACATCTAGGCTGCTTCATCATGTCCAGCGTCTTATGGTTCAGCTCCCCAGTCACCTCTAGCCCAAAGAATGACTGCATTTCTCGGATTTTGTCAGCCATGCGATTGAGGTTCTTTGCTTTAAAGAgagaatttttctcttctttaaaatcataaaaattttccaaatatttctgatgggaaagaaaaagcaacagtttaGAACATAAATGTTTCTCTTCAAATGCAGAGAGTTGTTTATAAATATGCTACAACACCAATACATCACTACATTCATTTTCTCCATAAATTATTTCCTAAGTTCTATCTGTAGTCCTTACCTTAGCAAATTGCatatcttctttttccttttctggaacCACTGGGAAAGCACAAGAACATGCAACATATAGTAACCCAAGGAAAGGAAGGGTCTTTGTCTTCATCTTTGCTTCCCTGTCCTATCAACCCTTACTAGACGACCTCTCAAACTCTTCTTCTTATATCCAAGGCTTGCCAGTGTTTCTCTATTTATATCAGTTGTGTGCTTGCTGAAGTCAATAACTGCATGACTCAGTTTATAACATCCTCTGATTtcccacagaaacacagaaaacaaatttggTTTTAGAAACAAGCTAACACATGACAATTCACCTTGCCCGAAAACCCCTGATTTCGCAATCATATTAttggacagtattttttttcttcattcctaaACTGGACCAGTATTTTAAACTTACAAGAATCTAAATCTGTAATTGGTTACCTGAATAAAAATCACCTCATTTTGCAGAGGTGTTAAAGGGACCTGGCTCTTTGTGAGGGACAACAATCTGTACTTCCTTGCAGCATGTGATAAGAGACCTCCTGAAACCGCCCCTCAGATTTCTCAGTGTGGCACCCATGCAGGACCTCAGCATGTCAGGGACGAATCCCTTCCTTTAGCCCATCTTGTCCCTGATCATTTTAGTGACATAGCTGATTATACAAATGACTCATTTATCTCTTCTCTTGAACCTGAGATCCCAGCATGGTTAGAGAACCATCACCTGTGCTGCTACCTGGCCTGTGTAATCACAGATTTATGGCTGCATCCTCTTGTTCTCCCATACTCGCCCCAGTCAACCCCCACACCACAATGTAAAGGTCTCAGTAGGGCACCTCAGATCATACATGCTGATCTGCATAGCCTATCAGCCAAGGGCATTTTCACAACTAAAGAAGAAATGGCAGAAATTGCCCTAGAGAACTACAGGCACCTTGGGTGTGCGGAGGTCTTCAGAGGAACTTTTTAATACGTCTCCAAAGTTAGATGGAAGATGACAAGGATTTGAGCTGTACAGATTTGCCAGAAGTCCTACTTTCAGTTCATATGTCCTTTTCTGAATGTGGTGCATTGCACTTTATGCAGGGGCTGCAGAACCACTGTCACTCAGTTCGCCCTTTCTTGCCTGTCATTTCTGAGACATCCATCTTTTGAAGCAGAATTCTCCTGTGTTGACTTAGTGCCCAAATGCTGAGTTCAAAAGGAGAAATATGAgctaaaaataatcttctttttgaacatgagaaaaagaaggaaaagaaaccactTTTCCAGTGAGAGCAAACATATTGGAAACTTCATAAAAACAACCCAGCACCacagcagctgagctctgcagtCTGCGAGGCGGCCTGGGGAAAAGGCATGGCCTCCTTCCAAAGGAAACTGGAGTTGAACTGCCCAGCTGGAGTAGGGTCACACTGCACGCATGACCCAGGTCAGAGCCCAGGTCCCTGAACTGCTGAGTTAAGTGGCACAGATGTTTATGTCTAAGGCTGCAATGCATTGAGGGTGGCTTTTCCAATAGCTCACTGCTGCTGTAACGGGGTGCTCCTGCTCCTCCCATCCCAGCCAGCAGTCCTGCTGTTTTCCTGTGCCCTTCTGATATCAAGTGTGCCCTCAGTGAACTGATTCACAGGGGTgaagctgtgggaaagcagcccAGAGAAATAACTCCAACCCCACCAAGTTTCTGCTCAGGTTAGCAACTGCACTGGCTCCCTAAGGGGTGAGAAGAGCACTCAAGCCAGTGTGAAGGAGGCGTGGGATATCACAGATGGGAATGGGGATGCacggaggcaggcaggcaggaaggagcCTGGGATGCTAGGACCTctccttttggcagcagcaaggTAAAAGATTATCTCTGCTGGTCATGGAACAGCACCCCAAACTGCATTCGTAGAGTATGGTGTCTGCATTTCTACAAAGAAATTCAGACACAAAGCAGGGACATTTTAAATACGGTGTTTGTATCTCTGCACCTAGCAGCAGCAGTTAGCATATGGCACTTATCCTCTTTGCTTGCAGCTAAATGTTTTATATATACCCTGCTTGCTGTATCCAGTGGATCTGAGGCAAAGCACTCAGAGCAGCGAGATGCAGGACAACCAGTTGGCAAACATTTTAGCAAGCCCTTTTTAATGTTTAGGAAGCATTATTTCCCACTGACTTTTTCATGGCTGCCGATAGGCATGTTACAGCTCCTTTGCAGCTGTTGGTTTCCCCATCCAGAGCCTGTTGTCTGCGTGCTGGAGCTGACATTTATGGAGTGGCTGGTGAGTGCTGGGGAGGAGAGCCGGGTCTTGCCTTGTGAGCACGTTTGGCAGCACGAGTGGGGAAAATTCACAGCTGAGACAGCCTGCACAGCTCTGAGATGTGTAAGCAAGCATGCTTTTTCCTTGCATGCGGATCCAAGAGAGGACTTGCCATCTTGTGCTGACCCCAAAGACATCAGCAGCTTTTAGGGTTCAAACTAATATGGGGACTCAGTCCTGGGTTTAGGCATTACAGGATACAAAGAGGAACTGTGTTGTGGCTTTAATCAGAGGTTTAAAGTGCTTGAAAATTACCTTGTCAGTGGACACGGCGAAGATTTATTGGCAAAGACACAGCTCTGATTTAAATGGGGTGAGCTGAACTGAAGAGATGACCTCACATGGCATTTTTGCCTTACCTATAGGTCTAGTGGTTCATGAGTTCTGCTTCAGGGGTGCCCAGGAACACTTAATACCTGACAAGGCTGAGCAGATTGGGTGCCTGTTTCATGCCTTGGCACCACAGGTAACCCCAGCAAGATGCTGATCTTCCCGGCTGCCCTGGGAGGCTGCTCTCCTCTGTGCCCCAAAGTCGCTGTTGCCCTCCAGCTGGGTTGGAGACTGCACAGACCTCAGTGGTGACTCTTGCCAGCT contains:
- the LOC128153505 gene encoding stromelysin-1-like; translation: MKTKTLPFLGLLYVACSCAFPVVPEKEKEDMQFAKKYLENFYDFKEEKNSLFKAKNLNRMADKIREMQSFFGLEVTGELNHKTLDMMKQPRCGIPDVRSYSTFPHSPRWKKEDVTYRILNYTPDMLQADVEEAIAKAFQLWSSVTPLRFTRLYSGQADIMISFAAGFHGDFYSFDGPGGTLAHAYPPSSGIGGDAHFDEDENWTKFTTYNGYNLFLVAAHELGHSLGLGHSNVFGALMYPIYMARDTRDYRLPQDDIDGIQALYGPPRESSALPTIAFHPQEPTEMTPAEAPTEMSPREEPTGTTPSKTPTRPEDCDPHLTFDAITTLRGEILFFKGSYVWRKSPYFSDIEHDTISSFWPSLASGFDAAYEVDKKDRVIFFKDDQYWAVSGYSIEPGFPKTIQNLGFPTSVRKIDAAVRDQNTKKTYFFVGNKYWSYNENTQSMEREYPRKIAADFQGIDRTVDAALQKNGHFYFFHGSNQYEVDIKNKKLIRIMKSNSWFNC